The Gimibacter soli genome includes a region encoding these proteins:
- a CDS encoding glycoside hydrolase family 97 protein codes for MFKAIGLALAGLLFVGTPVAADDVAAVASPSDVLAVELKAEKGVLQYRVTRFGEPVVDWSKLAIALKGAPTLGAGATIAKTATRSEDDTWDLPWGERSRVRNHFNELTATVADKGGRTFDVVFRVYDDGLGFRYDVPKQDALAEALIRDEETEFRFAEPATTWWIEARLPNRYEYIYKTTPLEAVTMAHTPITMRTEDGLHISIHEAALVDYSGMSVRRTKGRAFKADLAPSSEKGVLVRGATPFVTPWRTLMISDTAGGLVESDLVLNLNEPNKLGDVSWVEPGKYVGIWWGMHLGVESWESGPIHGANTKNTMRYIDFAAENGFKGVLVEGWNIGWDGDWVQNGDLFDFTKAYPDYDIEKLAAYALSKGVRLVAHNETSGNIANYEDQMAAAYAMYERLGIRQIKTGYVADAGHIKARGADGKMHLEYHDGQVTQRHHIKVLEEAAKHRLSINSHEPVKDTGLRRTYPNWISREGARGQEYNAWGTPPNPPEHVAVLPFTRMLSGPMDYTPGIFDLTFNYEKTNGNRPQSTLAQQLAHYVVIYSPIQMVADLPENYGKHPDAFRFIKDVVTDWDETKVLNAEIGDYVTIARKAKGSGEWFLGSLTDEEGRMLSVPLSFLTPGTRYRAEIYRDGDKAHWDTAPYDFVREEKTVTSADTLTLRLAAGGGQAIRFLPQP; via the coding sequence CCGGGTCACGCGCTTCGGGGAGCCGGTCGTTGACTGGTCGAAACTCGCCATCGCGCTGAAAGGCGCCCCGACGCTCGGGGCAGGGGCGACAATCGCGAAAACCGCAACCCGCAGCGAGGATGACACATGGGACCTGCCGTGGGGCGAACGGTCCCGCGTGCGCAACCATTTCAACGAGCTGACGGCAACCGTCGCCGACAAGGGCGGCCGCACCTTCGATGTGGTGTTCCGGGTGTATGATGACGGCCTCGGCTTCCGCTATGACGTGCCGAAGCAGGACGCACTCGCAGAAGCCCTGATCCGCGACGAGGAAACCGAGTTCCGCTTCGCCGAGCCCGCCACCACATGGTGGATCGAGGCGCGCCTGCCGAACCGTTATGAATATATCTACAAGACGACGCCCCTTGAGGCAGTGACGATGGCGCACACGCCCATCACGATGCGCACGGAGGACGGACTGCATATCAGCATCCATGAAGCTGCGCTCGTTGACTATTCCGGCATGTCGGTGCGCCGCACCAAGGGCCGCGCCTTCAAGGCTGACCTTGCGCCTTCGTCCGAAAAGGGTGTTCTGGTGCGCGGGGCCACGCCGTTCGTGACTCCGTGGCGCACGCTGATGATTTCAGATACCGCAGGCGGCCTCGTGGAAAGCGATCTGGTGCTGAACCTCAACGAACCCAACAAGCTGGGCGACGTTTCATGGGTCGAGCCGGGCAAATATGTCGGCATCTGGTGGGGCATGCATCTGGGGGTCGAAAGCTGGGAATCCGGCCCGATCCACGGGGCGAACACCAAAAATACCATGAGATATATCGATTTCGCCGCCGAGAACGGCTTCAAGGGCGTGCTCGTTGAAGGCTGGAACATCGGCTGGGACGGGGACTGGGTGCAAAATGGTGACCTCTTCGATTTCACCAAGGCTTATCCCGACTATGATATCGAAAAGCTCGCCGCCTATGCGCTTTCCAAAGGCGTGCGGCTGGTGGCACATAACGAGACCTCGGGCAATATCGCCAATTATGAGGACCAGATGGCTGCGGCCTACGCGATGTACGAACGCCTTGGCATCCGCCAGATCAAGACCGGCTATGTAGCCGACGCCGGCCACATCAAGGCGCGCGGCGCAGACGGCAAGATGCATCTGGAATATCACGACGGGCAGGTGACCCAGCGCCATCATATCAAGGTGCTCGAGGAAGCCGCGAAGCATCGCCTTTCGATCAACAGCCACGAACCGGTGAAGGATACGGGCCTGCGTCGCACATATCCGAACTGGATTTCGCGCGAGGGCGCACGGGGGCAGGAATATAACGCCTGGGGCACCCCGCCGAACCCGCCCGAGCATGTGGCCGTGCTGCCCTTCACCCGGATGCTTTCAGGCCCCATGGACTATACGCCGGGGATTTTCGACCTCACCTTCAATTACGAGAAGACGAACGGCAACCGCCCGCAGTCCACGCTCGCGCAGCAGCTGGCCCATTATGTGGTGATCTACAGCCCGATCCAGATGGTGGCGGACCTGCCGGAAAATTATGGCAAGCACCCGGATGCTTTCCGGTTCATCAAGGATGTGGTGACCGACTGGGACGAGACAAAGGTGCTGAATGCCGAGATCGGCGATTATGTGACCATCGCACGCAAGGCCAAGGGCAGCGGCGAATGGTTCCTTGGCAGCCTGACGGACGAGGAAGGCCGGATGCTGAGCGTGCCGCTGTCGTTCCTCACCCCGGGCACCCGCTACCGCGCGGAAATCTACCGGGACGGCGACAAGGCCCACTGGGACACAGCCCCCTATGATTTCGTGCGGGAAGAAAAAACAGTCACCAGTGCCGACACCCTGACCCTGCGCCTCGCTGCCGGCGGCGGCCAGGCCATCCGCTTCTTACCGCAGCCATAA